From Abyssibius alkaniclasticus:
TGCTCCAACCGAAGCGCACAAAATTCCGTAAGCAGTTCAAGGGCCGTATCCACGGTGAAGCCAAGGGCGGGTCCGAATTGAACTTTGGCCATTACGGGCTGAAAGCGACAGAACCCGAGCGTGTAACCGCGCGCCAGATCGAATCTGCACGTCGTGCCCTGACGCGCCACATGAAACGCCAGGGCCGTGTCTGGATCCGGATTTTCCCGGATGTGCCGGTAACCGCCAAACCCATCGAAGTGCGTATGGGTAAGGGCAAGGGCTCGGTCGACCGTTGGGTCGCCAAGGTCAAACCC
This genomic window contains:
- the rplP gene encoding 50S ribosomal protein L16, with amino-acid sequence MLQPKRTKFRKQFKGRIHGEAKGGSELNFGHYGLKATEPERVTARQIESARRALTRHMKRQGRVWIRIFPDVPVTAKPIEVRMGKGKGSVDRWVAKVKPGRVMFEIDGVTEEVAREALRLAAMKMPIKCRFITREDW